Proteins encoded together in one Halalkaliarchaeum sp. AArc-CO window:
- a CDS encoding 4Fe-4S dicluster domain-containing protein produces the protein MSANTPLRVIPKVGACIDCGACNVACKDEWDLSDNNDRIAVVTHNEGTGGGRFSAGETSVPMSCYHCAEAPCKEVCPTDAIYRDEHGLVQVEKDDCIGCSYCAWACPFGATQFPDEIESTGNAGTMDKCTGCVERIEEDENPVCFDQCATDALAYGTPSEIAQELRGDRSADMFRGDLGDVVFGGSL, from the coding sequence ATGAGCGCAAACACACCCCTTAGAGTGATTCCCAAGGTGGGAGCCTGTATCGACTGCGGCGCCTGCAACGTCGCATGTAAAGACGAGTGGGACCTCTCGGACAACAACGACCGCATCGCGGTCGTCACCCACAACGAAGGAACGGGAGGTGGCCGGTTCAGTGCGGGCGAAACCAGCGTCCCGATGTCCTGTTACCACTGTGCGGAGGCACCGTGTAAGGAGGTGTGCCCCACTGACGCGATTTATCGTGACGAGCACGGACTGGTTCAGGTCGAGAAGGACGACTGCATCGGCTGTTCGTACTGTGCCTGGGCGTGTCCGTTCGGTGCAACCCAGTTCCCCGACGAGATCGAATCGACGGGCAACGCCGGGACGATGGACAAGTGTACCGGCTGCGTCGAGCGGATCGAGGAGGACGAAAACCCGGTCTGCTTCGACCAGTGTGCGACGGACGCGCTGGCGTACGGAACGCCATCGGAGATCGCACAGGAGCTCCGGGGTGACCGAAGCGCGGATATGTTCCGGGGAGACCTCGGTGACGTCGTGTTCGGCGGGTCGCTGTAA
- a CDS encoding cytochrome b/b6 domain-containing protein: MATETDSGAFGRINRFSDVQVYVHATAALSIFFLYLTGLPITFSEHLGWLFAIFGYGNVVLLHIIAGVALILVGIYYVSYLLLGVLSGRAGIPAVPTLEDAREAVQYGKYLGGRANKPEADKYGWLQKAEVGVIVTELTLISLTGLLLWYRGLFVSPEFRALLGGHEPLADFMLLIARDIHLIFALTFLMGIAFHLYIVNVKEKYPFNETMFSGDVSVDRAAHHWPAWVKKKLGELPGHAETAAPSKKTLAGITFALLVFFAVVVTATLFAAVFSPLPTRDYLLAVSGDVLAQGVTGVVYFIGLNVAVLMVLGGSAAIIYGIGKRLRGEYDV; the protein is encoded by the coding sequence ATGGCAACCGAAACCGACTCCGGCGCGTTCGGACGGATCAATCGCTTTTCGGACGTTCAGGTGTACGTCCACGCGACCGCGGCCCTGTCGATATTCTTCCTGTATCTGACGGGGCTGCCGATCACTTTCAGCGAGCACCTCGGATGGCTCTTTGCGATCTTCGGCTACGGTAACGTGGTGCTGTTGCACATTATTGCCGGCGTCGCGCTCATTCTGGTGGGTATCTACTACGTGTCGTATCTCTTGCTCGGAGTTCTTTCCGGACGCGCTGGCATCCCGGCGGTGCCGACCCTCGAGGACGCCCGTGAGGCGGTACAGTACGGGAAGTATCTGGGGGGGAGAGCGAACAAACCCGAGGCGGACAAGTACGGCTGGCTCCAGAAGGCCGAAGTCGGCGTGATCGTTACCGAACTCACGCTTATAAGCCTCACCGGCCTGCTGCTCTGGTACAGGGGGCTGTTCGTTTCACCCGAGTTCCGGGCACTGCTCGGCGGTCACGAGCCGCTGGCGGACTTCATGCTCCTTATCGCTCGGGACATCCACCTTATCTTCGCGCTGACGTTCCTGATGGGGATCGCGTTCCACCTCTACATCGTGAACGTCAAAGAGAAGTATCCGTTCAACGAGACGATGTTCTCCGGCGACGTCTCCGTCGACCGCGCGGCGCATCACTGGCCGGCGTGGGTCAAAAAGAAGCTCGGCGAGCTTCCGGGCCACGCCGAGACCGCAGCTCCCTCCAAGAAAACGCTGGCCGGGATCACCTTCGCGTTGCTCGTGTTCTTTGCGGTGGTCGTGACGGCGACGCTGTTTGCCGCCGTGTTCTCGCCGCTACCGACCCGCGATTACCTGCTCGCAGTGTCGGGAGACGTCCTCGCACAGGGGGTGACCGGCGTCGTCTACTTCATCGGACTGAACGTCGCCGTTCTGATGGTTCTCGGCGGGAGCGCCGCGATCATCTACGGAATAGGCAAACGGCTCCGGGGTGAGTACGATGTCTGA
- a CDS encoding molecular chaperone TorD family protein — MSEPTNAPRDREPDTGETLSELYRFVSGVLADPPSAAAIEEFQAGAIPEPDGLPPGALREGFGSLREWADGVEAPAEAAAELEREHTRLFVGPRPSLQVHESYYADDYLGEPLAAVKGTYAGLGIQPSEDLKEEADHAAVELAALSVLSRREGESPDDKRLFLRDHGWWLPELAADLRDSADSQFYRAIADVLDGLVRFDAERFEVGLESSSNP, encoded by the coding sequence ATGTCTGAACCGACGAACGCCCCTCGAGACCGGGAACCCGACACCGGCGAGACGCTTTCGGAACTGTACCGGTTCGTCTCGGGCGTCCTGGCGGATCCACCGTCCGCGGCAGCCATCGAGGAGTTCCAGGCCGGGGCGATTCCCGAGCCGGATGGACTCCCACCCGGAGCGCTCCGTGAGGGGTTCGGTTCCCTCCGGGAGTGGGCTGACGGGGTCGAGGCTCCGGCCGAGGCGGCGGCGGAGCTCGAGCGGGAACACACCCGGCTGTTTGTCGGTCCCCGACCGAGTCTCCAGGTCCACGAGTCGTACTACGCCGACGACTATCTGGGTGAACCGCTGGCGGCGGTGAAGGGCACTTACGCCGGCCTCGGTATCCAACCGAGTGAGGACCTCAAGGAGGAGGCCGACCACGCCGCCGTCGAACTCGCGGCGCTTTCGGTGTTGAGTCGACGGGAAGGGGAGAGCCCCGACGACAAGCGACTGTTCCTCCGGGATCACGGCTGGTGGCTTCCGGAACTGGCTGCAGACCTTCGCGATTCGGCAGACAGTCAGTTTTACCGCGCGATCGCCGACGTTTTGGACGGGCTGGTGCGGTTCGACGCGGAACGGTTCGAGGTCGGCCTCGAATCCAGTTCGAACCCGTAG
- a CDS encoding dihydrofolate reductase has product MELVTVAAVAENGVIGNDGELPWPSVPADKRQYRDRIADATVILGRVTFESMVDDLPGTAQVVLSRSQREFDVETAHHASDVDDAIAVAESLGGDRAYVIGGAVIYDLFQPVVDRMVLSRIPGEYDGDAYFPEWDADEWELVDRVEYDDFTLEEWVRSSN; this is encoded by the coding sequence ATGGAACTCGTTACAGTCGCTGCGGTGGCAGAAAACGGCGTGATCGGCAACGACGGAGAACTTCCGTGGCCGAGCGTTCCCGCGGACAAACGGCAGTACCGTGATCGGATCGCGGACGCGACCGTGATTTTGGGCCGCGTCACGTTCGAATCGATGGTGGACGACCTCCCGGGAACTGCACAGGTCGTCTTGAGTCGCTCCCAGCGGGAGTTCGACGTCGAGACGGCTCACCACGCCTCTGACGTCGACGACGCCATTGCGGTCGCCGAGTCACTCGGGGGGGACCGAGCGTACGTAATCGGGGGTGCCGTCATCTACGATCTTTTCCAGCCAGTCGTCGACCGGATGGTGTTGAGTCGGATTCCCGGTGAATACGACGGAGACGCGTACTTCCCCGAGTGGGACGCCGACGAGTGGGAGCTGGTCGACCGGGTCGAGTACGACGATTTTACCCTCGAAGAGTGGGTTCGGTCCTCGAATTAA
- the yqeC gene encoding selenium cofactor biosynthesis protein YqeC, which produces MTGNEGLVDALAVGEDPTICMVGAGGKKTTMYALSARMERSIVTSTVRIPIFDSHVASVAVTRSPTEVLREADPEDFPLGLVPTQERSDRYLGYGPETVDEIAAEHDGPVLVKADGARTRTFKAPNEREPQLPSAVDVVVPITSVRVVGRPLTDEWVHRPERVAELTGLSVGDRVTPETVATVLASDSGGLKDVPDDASVIPLLTQIDTDDDERAAREIADGIHARTDVLRVAFSRLDVFDVVE; this is translated from the coding sequence ATGACCGGAAACGAGGGGCTCGTCGACGCACTCGCGGTCGGCGAGGATCCCACGATCTGCATGGTCGGTGCCGGCGGCAAGAAGACGACGATGTACGCGCTTTCTGCCCGGATGGAACGTTCCATCGTCACCTCGACCGTCCGCATTCCGATCTTCGATTCACACGTCGCCAGCGTGGCCGTCACCCGGTCGCCGACCGAAGTGCTTCGCGAAGCCGATCCCGAAGATTTCCCCCTCGGGCTGGTTCCGACACAGGAGCGGTCGGATCGGTATCTCGGCTACGGCCCCGAGACGGTCGACGAGATCGCCGCCGAACACGACGGACCGGTGCTGGTGAAGGCCGACGGCGCGCGAACCCGGACGTTCAAGGCCCCGAACGAGCGGGAACCACAGCTTCCGTCGGCCGTCGACGTGGTCGTTCCGATCACCAGCGTCCGCGTGGTCGGCCGTCCCCTCACCGACGAGTGGGTCCACAGGCCGGAACGGGTCGCCGAACTCACCGGGCTGTCGGTCGGCGATCGGGTAACTCCCGAAACGGTCGCGACCGTGCTCGCAAGCGACTCGGGCGGGCTGAAGGACGTCCCGGACGACGCGTCCGTGATCCCGCTTCTCACCCAGATCGACACCGACGACGACGAGCGTGCAGCCCGCGAAATCGCCGACGGCATCCACGCCCGGACCGACGTTTTGCGGGTCGCGTTCAGCCGGCTAGACGTCTTCGACGTCGTGGAGTAG
- a CDS encoding type I 3-dehydroquinate dehydratase: protein MDADLDGFTLCASTADLSREPVARDRADAVEFRMDLADEPTADLESYDGELPIVVTNRAEWEGGGAEDLGRYDELTDAVAHDAVVAVDIELSALRGNAPEGEQPHAVALRETAREEDVTVIASVHDFESTPEEGVLVELLADATAEGDVAKLATTAEGRADALAMLSATHRATAAGHDVATMCMGEAGRHTRAVTPIYGSLIGYAPVDPDEATAPGQYDLASLRSLLDGLGVA, encoded by the coding sequence ATGGACGCCGACCTCGACGGGTTTACCCTGTGTGCCAGCACGGCCGACCTCTCCCGGGAACCTGTTGCCCGCGATCGCGCCGACGCAGTCGAGTTCCGAATGGACCTCGCGGACGAGCCGACCGCCGATCTCGAGTCGTACGACGGCGAACTGCCGATCGTCGTCACGAACCGCGCGGAGTGGGAGGGGGGCGGTGCCGAGGATCTCGGCCGGTACGACGAACTGACCGACGCCGTCGCCCACGACGCTGTCGTCGCCGTCGACATCGAACTTTCCGCGTTACGGGGCAACGCCCCCGAGGGCGAACAGCCACACGCCGTCGCGCTCCGGGAGACCGCCCGCGAGGAGGATGTCACCGTGATCGCGTCGGTCCACGACTTCGAGAGCACTCCCGAGGAGGGAGTGCTGGTAGAGCTACTCGCGGACGCCACCGCCGAGGGCGACGTCGCGAAGCTCGCGACGACCGCAGAGGGGAGGGCGGACGCCCTCGCGATGCTCTCTGCGACCCACCGGGCGACAGCAGCCGGACACGACGTCGCCACGATGTGTATGGGCGAGGCGGGCAGACACACCCGGGCGGTGACGCCGATTTACGGCTCTTTGATCGGCTACGCGCCGGTCGATCCCGACGAAGCCACCGCTCCCGGTCAGTACGACCTGGCGTCGCTGCGGAGCCTGCTCGACGGTCTCGGCGTCGCGTGA
- a CDS encoding phosphohydrolase has product MDDDLIHAEDVPLSRRSRLPGAGFFYPDSLGKQRAQQRAKEAIEGSEVVVVTDSDADGLGCVALLRELYDAALDVADFEAELERQLSEDPEPDDGAVDDTDEDPTANAHAESTVALLAASPYSLSNALEQVAEYADPEIDLFVCDLCPDEYEPIADPLETLVGRCDRVSWYDHHQWDDDVATAVREAGAQLVVGESDEECTVDVALRSLEYEFPDRFRELAAVTRDHDLWLKEDPRSDDLADYAHWADPEEYVTVVGAYGVDLPEPVEGFLEERRVEKQRRIEAAVDRAVTTEVGPWTVGVTYGRCSQNEVAEALREAGADAAVIVKPAGSASIRGSEGFERAHEVAGQVQGGGHPRAAGCKPDIYDDMLDYAHHWTTEGQAAKRVILQAFERVAEQAEESVDRVAESNDGDITDGE; this is encoded by the coding sequence ATGGACGACGACCTCATCCACGCCGAGGACGTTCCGCTCTCTCGACGGTCGCGGCTCCCCGGGGCGGGGTTCTTCTATCCGGACTCCCTCGGAAAACAGCGGGCACAACAGCGCGCGAAGGAAGCGATCGAGGGCTCCGAAGTCGTAGTCGTTACCGACTCCGACGCCGACGGGCTGGGCTGTGTCGCGCTCCTCCGGGAGCTGTACGACGCGGCACTGGACGTCGCCGACTTCGAGGCGGAACTGGAACGACAGCTCTCCGAGGACCCCGAACCCGACGACGGGGCGGTAGACGACACCGACGAGGACCCGACCGCGAACGCGCACGCCGAATCGACGGTGGCGCTTCTGGCCGCCAGCCCGTACTCGCTTTCGAACGCGCTCGAACAGGTCGCCGAGTACGCAGATCCCGAAATCGACCTGTTCGTGTGTGACCTCTGTCCCGACGAGTACGAGCCGATCGCCGATCCGCTCGAGACGCTCGTCGGCCGGTGTGATCGGGTCTCGTGGTACGATCACCACCAGTGGGACGACGACGTCGCTACCGCTGTTCGGGAGGCCGGCGCACAGCTCGTCGTCGGCGAATCCGACGAGGAGTGTACAGTCGACGTGGCGTTGCGATCGCTGGAGTACGAGTTCCCCGATCGGTTCCGCGAACTCGCGGCAGTCACGCGGGATCACGACCTCTGGCTGAAGGAGGATCCCCGAAGCGACGACCTCGCAGATTACGCCCACTGGGCGGATCCCGAGGAGTACGTCACCGTGGTGGGCGCCTACGGGGTCGACCTCCCGGAGCCGGTCGAGGGGTTCCTCGAGGAACGACGGGTCGAAAAGCAGCGACGGATCGAGGCGGCGGTCGACCGGGCCGTCACGACCGAAGTGGGCCCGTGGACCGTCGGCGTCACGTACGGTCGGTGTTCGCAAAACGAAGTCGCCGAGGCGCTGCGGGAGGCGGGCGCCGACGCGGCCGTGATCGTCAAACCGGCCGGAAGCGCGAGTATCCGGGGCAGCGAAGGGTTCGAGCGCGCACACGAGGTTGCCGGGCAGGTGCAGGGGGGCGGTCACCCGCGCGCCGCCGGCTGCAAGCCCGACATCTACGACGACATGCTGGATTACGCGCACCACTGGACCACGGAGGGCCAGGCAGCAAAGCGGGTGATCCTTCAGGCGTTCGAACGCGTCGCGGAGCAAGCGGAGGAAAGCGTCGACCGGGTGGCAGAATCGAACGACGGGGACATCACCGACGGCGAGTAG
- the rnhB gene encoding ribonuclease HII, producing the protein MHVGADEAGKGPVLGPMIAAAVRSPTEAIPEDVADSKRLSSDRRELLDRQLREHPDVEVAVAAVEPVRIDSLETDMNGLTVAAQARALSAVVDDGDVAIVDAGDVSESRFARRVREGVEDRGVGIQVTAEHGADDRHPIVAAASVVAKVERDRRMELIDEEYAPRVTDEGIDTIGSGYPSDPATRKFLRAYVREHGDVPDCARRSWATCADVLAAAEQSSLGEF; encoded by the coding sequence GTGCACGTCGGCGCAGACGAAGCCGGAAAAGGGCCCGTGCTCGGTCCGATGATCGCAGCCGCGGTGCGGTCGCCCACCGAGGCCATTCCCGAAGACGTGGCCGACTCCAAGCGCCTCTCATCCGATCGCCGCGAACTGCTCGACCGGCAGCTCCGGGAACACCCCGACGTCGAGGTCGCCGTCGCCGCCGTCGAGCCCGTCAGGATCGACAGCCTCGAAACCGACATGAACGGCCTCACGGTCGCGGCACAGGCCCGTGCGCTTTCGGCGGTCGTCGACGACGGCGACGTGGCGATCGTCGACGCCGGCGACGTCTCGGAGTCGCGGTTCGCGCGTCGCGTCCGCGAGGGCGTCGAAGACCGCGGCGTGGGGATACAGGTGACCGCCGAGCACGGCGCGGACGACAGACATCCGATCGTCGCGGCCGCGAGCGTCGTCGCGAAAGTCGAACGAGACCGCCGAATGGAACTGATCGACGAGGAGTACGCTCCTCGAGTGACCGACGAGGGGATCGATACGATCGGAAGCGGCTATCCGAGCGATCCGGCGACTCGCAAGTTCCTCCGGGCGTACGTCCGCGAACACGGCGACGTCCCCGACTGCGCCCGTCGGTCGTGGGCGACGTGTGCGGACGTCCTCGCGGCGGCCGAACAGTCGTCTCTCGGCGAGTTTTGA
- the glmM gene encoding phosphoglucosamine mutase — MELFGSSGTRGIALSDLTPSLVLRIAQASGSEWETDSVAVSRDTRTTGELFENAAAAGLASAGHDVDRLGVAPTPAVCRYCRREGVPAVLLTASHNPPEFNGVKLVGADGVELSVDALESVEERVLTESFSVAAWDEAGRTRDVDGVNRIYVSELLEEIDRDAIADAELTVALDPAHGAGALTSPTFFRQLGCNVVTVNGQPDGHFPGRLPEPVPEHLDDLRRLVRASDADVGIAHDGDADRAIFVDENGEYVEGDASFAALAASALEPGDVTVSAVNVSQRLVDVCNEVGADLELTPIGATNIITRVRELWGIDGVSDTASPSEGVDEPRRVPIAGEGNGGLFFPEDALVRDGALIGARFLELLARTDATVSELVAPYREYVNVRHNLEYDDDRQLEAMLEAAAEYVREADAEPDTTDGYRLDYGDAWVLVRPSGTEPKIRIYAEARDSDRAHELADDLYATLERAREGTATAA, encoded by the coding sequence ATGGAACTTTTCGGGTCCAGTGGAACGCGCGGCATCGCGCTCTCGGACCTCACGCCGTCGCTCGTTTTACGGATCGCACAGGCCTCGGGGTCGGAGTGGGAAACCGACAGCGTCGCCGTTTCACGCGATACGCGAACGACGGGGGAACTGTTCGAGAACGCGGCGGCTGCAGGGCTCGCCTCCGCCGGCCACGACGTCGACCGACTCGGCGTCGCCCCGACACCGGCTGTCTGTCGGTACTGCCGACGCGAAGGGGTGCCGGCAGTGCTGTTGACCGCCTCGCACAATCCGCCGGAGTTCAACGGAGTGAAGCTGGTCGGTGCAGACGGTGTCGAACTGTCCGTCGACGCGCTCGAAAGCGTCGAAGAACGCGTCCTCACGGAGTCGTTTTCGGTGGCAGCGTGGGACGAAGCCGGACGCACGAGGGACGTCGACGGCGTCAACCGGATCTACGTCTCGGAGCTCCTCGAGGAGATCGACCGCGATGCGATCGCCGACGCCGAGCTGACTGTGGCGCTGGATCCGGCACACGGTGCCGGTGCGCTCACCTCGCCGACGTTCTTCAGGCAGTTGGGTTGTAACGTAGTGACGGTGAACGGCCAGCCCGACGGCCACTTCCCGGGTCGGCTTCCCGAACCGGTGCCGGAGCATCTCGACGACCTCCGGCGACTCGTCCGCGCCTCCGACGCCGACGTCGGGATCGCCCACGACGGCGACGCGGACCGGGCGATCTTCGTCGACGAGAACGGCGAGTACGTAGAGGGTGACGCCTCGTTTGCGGCACTCGCTGCGTCGGCGCTTGAACCGGGCGATGTGACCGTGTCGGCAGTGAACGTCTCACAGCGCCTGGTCGACGTCTGCAACGAGGTCGGCGCGGACCTCGAACTCACGCCGATCGGGGCGACAAACATCATCACGCGCGTTCGCGAGCTGTGGGGGATCGACGGCGTCTCGGACACTGCCAGCCCGAGCGAGGGCGTCGACGAACCCAGGCGCGTCCCGATAGCAGGCGAAGGGAACGGCGGGCTGTTCTTCCCGGAGGACGCCCTCGTGCGGGACGGTGCCCTCATCGGCGCGCGGTTCCTCGAACTTCTCGCGAGAACGGACGCGACGGTGAGCGAACTCGTCGCCCCATACCGGGAGTACGTGAACGTCCGGCACAACCTCGAATACGACGACGACCGGCAGCTCGAGGCGATGCTCGAAGCCGCCGCGGAGTACGTCCGCGAGGCCGACGCCGAACCGGACACGACCGACGGCTACCGGCTCGACTACGGCGACGCGTGGGTGCTGGTCCGTCCCTCCGGTACCGAGCCGAAGATCCGCATCTACGCGGAGGCGCGTGATTCTGATCGAGCACACGAACTCGCGGACGACCTCTACGCGACGCTCGAGCGCGCTCGCGAAGGGACCGCCACAGCGGCATAG
- the lrp gene encoding HTH-type transcriptional regulator Lrp, whose protein sequence is MTYENLDAKLVNELLGNGRASLRSLAEELDVSVTTVSNHLRDLEEEGVIRGYTPIVDYGALGYDVTAILQLKVEGDALPEITERLRSERQMISVYEVTGDYDVIAVGKFLDTDGMNRQIKKLLTDENIRESNTAVVLNAVTENEQFELDVDE, encoded by the coding sequence ATGACGTACGAAAACCTCGACGCCAAGTTGGTAAACGAGCTATTGGGCAACGGTCGCGCGAGTCTCCGGAGCCTCGCAGAGGAACTGGACGTCTCCGTTACGACTGTCTCGAACCATCTCCGCGATCTCGAAGAGGAAGGAGTGATCCGGGGATACACGCCGATCGTCGATTACGGTGCGCTGGGGTACGACGTCACCGCGATCCTCCAGTTGAAGGTAGAAGGGGACGCACTCCCGGAGATTACCGAACGGTTACGGAGCGAACGGCAGATGATCTCGGTGTACGAGGTCACCGGCGACTACGACGTGATCGCCGTCGGGAAGTTCCTCGACACCGACGGGATGAACCGCCAGATCAAGAAGCTGCTCACCGACGAGAACATCCGCGAATCGAACACCGCCGTGGTGCTCAACGCGGTGACGGAAAACGAGCAGTTCGAACTCGACGTAGACGAGTGA
- the glnA gene encoding type I glutamate--ammonia ligase has product MTDEHSVPDGGLSAEEQQLVETIEEEDVDFLRLQFTDILGTVKNVSIPASQAEKAFAEGIYFDGSSIEGFVRIQESDMRLKPDPESFAVLPWRDTNSGSAARLICDVIDTTTGEPFVGDPRYVLKRAIDRAEEMGYTLNVGPEPEFFVFEKDENGRATTTTHDAGGYFDLAPKDHASDLRRDIIYNLEAMGFEVEASHHEVAEGQHEIDFKYDDALTTADNIATFRSVVRATAEEKNLHATFMPKPIAHINGSGMHTHLSLFDDGENVFHDPDDEFNLSGEAKSFLAGVLEHAPALTAVCNPTVNSYKRLVPGYEAPVYVAWSDVNRSALIRKPAARVPAASRIELRSPDPSCNPYLAIAAMLHAGLDGIEQGLEAPDPVRENIYEFDEAKREEYGIDTLPANLGEAVSALEDDEVVQDALGEHVSEKFIEAKTQEFAEYVAEVSQWELDRYLEKF; this is encoded by the coding sequence ATGACGGACGAACACAGCGTACCCGACGGCGGACTCTCCGCCGAGGAACAGCAGCTCGTAGAGACCATCGAAGAGGAGGACGTCGACTTCCTCCGGCTACAGTTCACCGATATTTTGGGCACCGTAAAGAACGTCTCGATTCCGGCATCCCAGGCGGAGAAGGCGTTCGCGGAGGGGATCTACTTCGACGGCTCCTCGATCGAGGGGTTCGTCCGGATCCAGGAGTCGGATATGCGGCTCAAGCCGGATCCGGAGTCGTTTGCGGTGTTACCCTGGAGGGACACCAACTCGGGATCGGCCGCCCGCCTCATCTGTGACGTGATCGACACCACCACCGGTGAGCCGTTCGTGGGCGACCCGCGGTACGTCCTCAAGCGGGCGATCGATCGCGCCGAAGAGATGGGGTACACGCTGAACGTCGGTCCGGAGCCGGAGTTCTTCGTGTTCGAGAAGGACGAGAACGGCCGCGCGACGACGACGACCCACGACGCCGGTGGATACTTCGATCTGGCGCCGAAGGACCACGCCTCCGATCTGCGCCGCGATATCATCTACAACCTCGAGGCGATGGGATTCGAGGTGGAGGCGAGCCACCACGAGGTCGCCGAGGGGCAACACGAGATCGACTTCAAATACGACGACGCCCTCACCACCGCCGACAACATCGCCACGTTCCGGTCGGTCGTGCGCGCGACCGCAGAGGAGAAGAACCTGCACGCGACGTTCATGCCCAAGCCGATCGCTCACATCAACGGCTCCGGGATGCACACCCACCTCTCACTTTTCGACGACGGCGAGAACGTGTTCCACGACCCGGACGACGAGTTCAACCTCTCCGGGGAAGCGAAGTCCTTCCTGGCGGGGGTGCTCGAACACGCACCGGCGCTTACGGCGGTGTGCAACCCGACGGTGAACAGCTACAAGCGGCTCGTCCCCGGCTACGAGGCCCCCGTCTACGTCGCCTGGTCGGACGTCAACCGGTCGGCGCTGATCCGCAAGCCCGCCGCGCGCGTGCCGGCCGCCTCGCGGATCGAACTCCGGTCGCCGGATCCCTCGTGTAACCCGTACCTCGCGATCGCGGCGATGCTTCACGCCGGACTCGACGGGATCGAACAGGGGCTGGAAGCGCCCGACCCGGTCCGGGAGAACATCTACGAGTTCGACGAAGCCAAACGCGAGGAGTACGGCATCGACACGCTTCCCGCCAATCTCGGCGAGGCCGTAAGCGCCCTCGAGGACGACGAAGTTGTCCAGGACGCGCTGGGCGAACACGTCTCCGAGAAGTTCATCGAGGCGAAGACACAGGAGTTCGCCGAGTACGTCGCGGAAGTCTCCCAGTGGGAGCTCGACCGGTACCTCGAGAAGTTCTGA
- a CDS encoding DUF5799 family protein: MSDWTDAIVGERMAVDREFNDRVQASEFSSQEWGLIMTATEFEIEHADDPDRARIVADTEKLPSIMPELDNIQDQMAAMGGGAGGGSGGSGSGGLLDGIKSALGLGGEDGVDAERLEAAEQLTQEYADELQAHLEANNRFEQVRIAYQE; the protein is encoded by the coding sequence ATGAGTGACTGGACCGACGCGATCGTCGGCGAGCGAATGGCCGTCGACAGGGAGTTCAACGACCGGGTGCAGGCATCGGAGTTCTCCAGCCAGGAGTGGGGACTTATCATGACCGCCACGGAGTTCGAAATCGAACACGCCGACGATCCCGACCGGGCACGGATCGTCGCCGACACGGAGAAATTGCCCAGCATCATGCCCGAACTGGACAATATCCAGGATCAGATGGCCGCGATGGGTGGCGGGGCAGGCGGTGGATCCGGCGGATCGGGCTCCGGCGGGCTACTCGACGGGATAAAAAGCGCGCTCGGACTCGGCGGCGAGGACGGTGTCGATGCAGAGCGGCTCGAGGCTGCAGAGCAACTCACCCAGGAGTACGCCGACGAACTCCAGGCACACCTGGAAGCGAACAACCGCTTCGAGCAGGTCAGAATCGCCTATCAGGAGTAA